One stretch of Cohnella algarum DNA includes these proteins:
- a CDS encoding sensor histidine kinase, which translates to MSIRAKLLLVIPLLVLLANTVTFFLFQSSTIVQRSYDRMMDRILAYKQSVEAADRSLQALYAHLLDPNPESRTGAAGGIEELIRRAGELERTVRPASQGAAGTGYLRLLDSLAKEEKAALAAAYPSDALSRYESAERIAGFVREEAQRLVDLELAFDQPIFRRIQEENARMNRLGAAVFVAQTALGVALAVWISRGVTDPVGRLVKAAKHVSEHRTYETPPDLPAAGKDELGTLSGAFRQMLADLKASARRDREMLEQSRLVKELELQALQSQIRPHFMYNSLNVLSKLALLEGAERTSDLIVSLSRMLRYNLRRLDEPVGLKDELEQADAYVAIQKARFRDRFRFETEIDESVLDTPIPPLTIQPLVENAFVHGIESLERNAVIRLSVRRAPDGRNAIVEIADNGAGMDEETRQALLRMDYEPSAGFASEGKSSGLGTRNVFRRLQLFCGRDDAVEIRSRPGFGTTIAIRIPLTKEETQTDVPIDDRG; encoded by the coding sequence ATGTCGATCCGCGCGAAGCTGCTGCTGGTTATCCCGCTCCTTGTCCTGCTCGCCAATACCGTCACCTTTTTCCTTTTTCAAAGCTCGACGATCGTCCAGCGAAGCTACGACCGGATGATGGATCGCATTCTTGCCTACAAGCAATCGGTCGAGGCCGCGGACCGGTCGCTCCAGGCGCTTTACGCGCACTTGCTCGACCCGAATCCCGAAAGCCGAACCGGGGCGGCGGGCGGCATCGAGGAGTTGATCCGGCGCGCCGGAGAGCTTGAGCGAACCGTTCGCCCCGCTTCCCAGGGCGCCGCCGGGACCGGCTACCTTCGGCTTCTTGACTCGCTGGCAAAGGAGGAGAAAGCCGCCCTTGCCGCAGCTTATCCGTCCGATGCGCTGTCGCGATACGAATCGGCCGAACGAATCGCGGGCTTCGTCCGCGAGGAGGCGCAGCGGCTCGTCGATCTCGAGCTGGCGTTCGACCAGCCGATTTTCCGCCGGATCCAGGAGGAGAACGCGCGCATGAACCGGCTCGGGGCCGCCGTCTTCGTCGCCCAGACGGCGCTCGGCGTCGCGCTTGCCGTCTGGATTTCCCGCGGCGTGACCGATCCGGTCGGCCGGCTCGTCAAAGCGGCGAAGCACGTCTCCGAACATCGCACCTACGAGACGCCGCCCGATCTTCCCGCCGCCGGCAAGGACGAGCTCGGTACGCTCTCCGGCGCGTTTCGGCAAATGCTGGCCGACTTGAAAGCGTCCGCGAGGCGGGACCGCGAAATGCTGGAGCAAAGCCGGCTCGTCAAGGAACTGGAGCTGCAGGCGCTGCAAAGCCAGATCCGGCCTCATTTCATGTACAATTCGCTCAACGTGCTGTCGAAGCTGGCGCTGCTGGAAGGCGCGGAGCGGACGTCCGACCTGATCGTCTCCCTGTCCCGCATGCTTCGCTACAATTTGCGCCGCCTGGACGAGCCGGTCGGCCTTAAAGACGAGCTGGAACAAGCGGACGCGTACGTCGCCATCCAGAAAGCCCGGTTCCGCGACCGCTTCCGGTTCGAAACCGAAATCGACGAGTCGGTCCTGGACACGCCGATCCCGCCGCTCACGATCCAACCGCTGGTCGAAAACGCGTTCGTCCACGGCATCGAAAGCCTGGAACGAAACGCCGTCATCCGGCTTTCCGTGCGTCGCGCCCCCGACGGCCGGAACGCCATCGTGGAAATCGCGGACAACGGCGCCGGCATGGACGAAGAGACCCGGCAAGCGCTGCTTCGGATGGACTACGAGCCGTCGGCCGGATTCGCTTCCGAAGGAAAGTCGTCCGGTCTCGGCACCCGCAACGTGTTCCGGAGGCTGCAATTGTTCTGCGGGCGCGACGACGCCGTCGAGATCCGGAGCCGGCCGGGATTCGGGACGACGATCGCGATTCGCATCCCGTTGACAAAGGAGGAAACGCAGACCGATGTACCGATTGATGATCGCGGATGA
- a CDS encoding AraC family transcriptional regulator: MYRLMIADDEALEREGLEWIVGRELPDTFEILHAENGRQAIEAAEERRPHIVFMDVQMPGIQGLEALKEIRKTLPEAKLVLVTAYDYFSYAQEALSLGVKEYIVKPAGREQIANLLRRLKDELDREKDAKAEQLELKSRVYALQPLVENELALTLMVDQVSGAGPEELASWLDFPLDDCRCLVLAFSGHVSGPDRRMLFETIRRYAKSHARCIVSSILEHHLALFARKPQQADGDGKAEAVQLGEKLRDTVRGELAIGLSVGIGTLRSGTEGLRRSYFEAVFASACSDREGQICPFDDLKQGQAVGFPREGAEDAAQRSYVMSALNRIREIREEQTSTVIDRAKAYIRSRFAEDLSLEDVAEFVHLNPFYFSKVFKQHAGETFIDFLTGLRIDRAKELIGEDRLSIKEVSYEVGYNDPNYFSRVFKKVTGVTPSEFRAAFAPES; encoded by the coding sequence ATGTACCGATTGATGATCGCGGATGACGAAGCGCTGGAACGGGAAGGCCTGGAGTGGATCGTTGGGCGGGAGCTTCCCGATACGTTCGAGATCCTTCACGCCGAAAACGGCAGGCAGGCGATCGAAGCCGCGGAGGAGCGGCGCCCGCACATCGTGTTCATGGACGTGCAGATGCCCGGCATTCAAGGGCTCGAGGCGCTGAAGGAAATCCGGAAAACGCTGCCCGAAGCCAAGCTTGTGCTCGTGACCGCCTACGATTACTTTTCCTATGCGCAGGAAGCGCTGTCCCTCGGCGTGAAGGAATACATCGTCAAGCCCGCCGGCCGCGAGCAAATCGCGAACCTTCTGCGGCGTCTGAAGGACGAGCTGGACCGGGAAAAAGACGCCAAAGCCGAGCAGCTCGAACTGAAAAGCAGAGTATACGCGCTGCAGCCGCTTGTCGAAAACGAGTTGGCGCTCACGCTGATGGTCGATCAGGTTTCGGGCGCCGGGCCCGAAGAACTGGCGTCCTGGCTCGACTTTCCGCTGGACGATTGCCGTTGCCTCGTGCTGGCCTTCTCCGGGCACGTATCGGGCCCGGACAGGCGAATGCTGTTCGAGACGATTCGCCGATACGCGAAGTCCCATGCCCGGTGCATCGTCAGCTCCATTCTCGAGCACCATTTGGCGTTGTTCGCGCGCAAGCCGCAGCAAGCGGACGGCGACGGGAAGGCGGAGGCCGTGCAGCTCGGCGAAAAGCTTCGCGACACGGTTCGCGGCGAGCTGGCGATCGGCCTGTCGGTCGGAATCGGGACGCTCCGCTCCGGAACGGAAGGGCTGCGCCGCTCGTATTTCGAAGCGGTGTTCGCCTCCGCCTGTTCCGACCGGGAAGGCCAAATTTGCCCGTTCGACGATTTGAAGCAGGGACAAGCCGTCGGCTTCCCCCGGGAAGGAGCCGAAGACGCCGCCCAACGCAGTTACGTCATGTCCGCGCTGAACCGCATTCGCGAAATCCGGGAAGAGCAGACCTCGACGGTCATCGACCGGGCGAAAGCCTACATCCGCAGCCGGTTCGCGGAAGACTTGTCGCTGGAGGACGTGGCGGAATTCGTGCATTTGAACCCTTTTTATTTCAGCAAAGTGTTCAAGCAGCATGCCGGCGAGACGTTCATCGACTTTTTAACCGGGCTGCGGATCGACCGGGCGAAGGAGCTTATCGGGGAAGATCGCCTCAGCATCAAGGAAGTAAGCTACGAGGTCGGTTATAACGATCCGAACTACTTCAGCCGCGTGTTCAAAAAAGTAACCGGCGTCACGCCGTCCGAGTTTCGGGCCGCGTTTGCGCCGGAATCCTAG
- a CDS encoding LysR family transcriptional regulator, producing the protein MNIEQLEYVVEVAKTGSLSAASAHLHVTQSAISQSIARLEAELGVAVFLRSRTGATVTEEGKKIVRQALKVLHELNEMKQTALHDRQLIEGKLQIAAFPGLMPLLVQTIASIKKENPRLRIAIEEKDSMSIVEDIRANRTDVGLVAVYPKDIRQLNGLEFEASKQVKLVIMANGNSPIARKKTVSPEELLKLDWVLYQDNFLDDFIADFSSRHGEPSILFTTNNAGAIQTALEENIAVTVGHDYSFVHHPAYRNGEFAMVEIASFPQRETQIGWLKSEAKQKSFLCEYCIGRFQRELEKNSL; encoded by the coding sequence ATGAATATCGAACAACTGGAATATGTCGTCGAGGTCGCCAAAACGGGATCCTTGTCGGCCGCCTCCGCCCATCTGCACGTGACCCAATCCGCGATCAGCCAGTCGATCGCCCGGCTGGAAGCCGAATTGGGCGTAGCGGTTTTCCTTCGCTCCCGCACGGGCGCGACCGTGACCGAAGAAGGAAAAAAAATCGTCCGCCAGGCGCTCAAAGTGCTTCATGAGCTGAACGAAATGAAACAAACGGCGCTGCATGACCGGCAATTGATCGAAGGCAAGCTGCAAATCGCGGCGTTTCCGGGCCTTATGCCTTTGCTCGTGCAGACGATCGCATCCATAAAAAAAGAAAATCCCCGACTCCGAATCGCCATCGAGGAAAAGGACTCGATGTCCATCGTCGAGGATATTCGGGCGAACCGGACCGACGTCGGGCTTGTCGCCGTCTATCCGAAGGATATCCGGCAGCTGAACGGCCTTGAATTCGAGGCTTCCAAACAAGTGAAACTGGTCATTATGGCAAACGGGAACTCCCCGATCGCGCGAAAAAAAACCGTTTCCCCGGAGGAACTGTTGAAGCTGGATTGGGTTCTTTACCAGGACAACTTCCTGGACGATTTTATCGCCGACTTCAGCTCGCGGCACGGAGAGCCTTCGATTCTTTTTACCACCAACAACGCCGGAGCGATTCAAACCGCCCTTGAGGAAAATATTGCGGTCACCGTCGGACACGATTACTCGTTCGTTCACCATCCCGCCTACCGGAACGGCGAATTCGCCATGGTCGAAATCGCCTCGTTCCCTCAGCGCGAAACGCAAATCGGCTGGCTCAAATCCGAGGCCAAGCAAAAATCGTTTTTATGCGAGTACTGCATCGGCCGCTTTCAGCGCGAGCTGGAGAAAAACAGCCTTTAA
- a CDS encoding SDR family NAD(P)-dependent oxidoreductase, whose product MAMENRFKDKVAVVTGGASGVGHAISRRLLAEGAKVVAADINKDRLDALQAELGDSFVGVKTDVTQEAHVEALVGEAVERFGGLDIAFNVAGASKAGTIINLSEADWDFTVDLCLKGVFLSMKHEAKAMTKRGGGAIVNVASLNAHVPMYSGSAYASAKAGVEMLTKNGALEMARNGIRVNAILPGLIETPLTAGLLQSEEITAAYMERIPMGRAAKPEEMTGPALFLASDDAGYVSGASLLVDGAWATSGYPDLSRWFS is encoded by the coding sequence ATGGCAATGGAAAATCGTTTTAAAGACAAGGTTGCCGTCGTGACCGGCGGCGCTTCCGGGGTCGGGCATGCGATCAGCCGGCGTCTGCTGGCGGAGGGAGCCAAAGTCGTCGCGGCGGATATCAACAAAGACCGGTTGGACGCCCTGCAGGCCGAACTCGGCGATTCGTTTGTCGGCGTCAAGACCGATGTCACGCAAGAAGCGCATGTGGAGGCGCTCGTGGGCGAGGCGGTCGAACGGTTCGGCGGATTGGACATCGCCTTTAACGTAGCGGGGGCTTCGAAGGCCGGAACGATCATCAATCTTTCCGAAGCGGATTGGGATTTTACGGTCGATCTGTGCCTCAAAGGCGTATTTTTAAGCATGAAGCACGAAGCGAAGGCGATGACGAAACGAGGCGGCGGCGCCATCGTCAACGTCGCGTCGCTCAACGCCCATGTGCCGATGTATTCGGGCTCGGCCTACGCTTCGGCCAAAGCGGGCGTCGAGATGCTGACGAAAAACGGCGCGCTGGAGATGGCCCGCAACGGCATTCGGGTGAACGCGATCCTTCCCGGCCTGATCGAGACGCCGCTAACGGCGGGGCTTTTGCAAAGCGAGGAAATTACCGCGGCCTACATGGAGCGCATTCCGATGGGACGCGCCGCGAAGCCGGAAGAAATGACCGGCCCGGCGCTGTTCCTGGCCAGCGACGATGCCGGTTACGTCTCCGGGGCAAGCCTGCTGGTCGACGGCGCGTGGGCGACGAGCGGGTACCCGGATCTGAGCCGCTGGTTTTCCTGA
- a CDS encoding sugar porter family MFS transporter encodes MKTKTVTWPEQGNRPNMKYVTIVSIVAALGGLLFGFDTAVVSGAIGFMTEKFNLNDVQVGWAVSSLIIGCIVGAALSGTLSDRFGRKKVLIAAAVLFIVGSIGSALPETFAGYIVFRMIGGLGIGITSTLCPLYNAEIAPAQYRGRLVALNQFATVTGIFLTYFVNSGIASYGNDAWDVSEGWRWMFGVGAIPGILFMVLLFLVPESPRWLIKQGRAEEALSILLRVHGEEAAKQEVLDIKASFKEKKATYRELFKPGLRFALFVGVVIAILQQVTGINAILYYAPEILKETGAGTNAALVQTILVGFINFAFTILSIWLIDKAGRKALLLAGSSVMTISLLLIGYVFHSGQSTGPVVLVLILVYVAAFAVSLGPVVWVLLSEIFPNRVRGRATAIASMALWAADYVVSQSFPPLLGSAGPAATYWTFGAMSLITVLFTWRFVPETKGKSLEQIEALWTPAKRK; translated from the coding sequence ATGAAAACCAAAACCGTTACATGGCCCGAACAAGGAAACCGTCCGAACATGAAATACGTGACGATCGTCTCGATCGTCGCCGCGCTCGGAGGGCTGCTGTTCGGATTCGATACCGCCGTCGTGTCCGGAGCGATCGGCTTCATGACGGAAAAATTCAATTTGAACGACGTTCAGGTCGGCTGGGCCGTTTCCAGCCTGATCATCGGGTGCATCGTCGGCGCCGCGTTGTCCGGAACGCTCAGCGACCGGTTCGGCAGGAAAAAGGTGCTTATCGCCGCGGCCGTTCTGTTCATCGTCGGTTCGATCGGCTCGGCGCTTCCGGAAACGTTCGCGGGATATATCGTTTTCCGGATGATCGGCGGGCTCGGGATCGGCATCACCTCGACCCTGTGCCCGCTCTACAATGCCGAAATCGCGCCGGCCCAATACCGCGGGCGGCTCGTCGCCCTTAACCAGTTCGCGACCGTTACCGGAATTTTCCTTACCTATTTCGTCAACTCCGGCATCGCGAGTTACGGCAACGACGCGTGGGACGTTTCCGAAGGTTGGCGCTGGATGTTCGGCGTCGGCGCGATTCCGGGCATCCTGTTCATGGTTCTTCTGTTCCTCGTTCCCGAAAGCCCGCGTTGGCTGATCAAGCAAGGAAGAGCCGAGGAGGCGCTGTCCATTTTGCTCCGCGTTCACGGGGAAGAAGCGGCCAAGCAAGAAGTTCTGGATATTAAAGCTTCCTTCAAGGAGAAAAAAGCGACCTATCGCGAGCTGTTCAAGCCGGGCCTTCGGTTCGCGCTCTTCGTCGGGGTCGTCATCGCGATTCTGCAGCAAGTGACCGGCATCAACGCCATTCTTTATTATGCGCCGGAAATTTTGAAGGAAACGGGCGCGGGCACGAACGCGGCGCTCGTGCAGACAATTTTGGTCGGCTTCATCAATTTCGCGTTTACGATTTTGTCGATCTGGCTGATCGACAAGGCCGGGCGGAAGGCGCTGCTCCTGGCCGGCTCGTCGGTCATGACGATCAGCTTGCTGCTGATCGGATATGTCTTTCACTCGGGCCAAAGCACGGGCCCGGTCGTGCTGGTGCTGATCCTCGTTTACGTAGCGGCGTTTGCCGTCTCGCTGGGCCCGGTCGTCTGGGTTTTGCTGTCCGAAATTTTTCCGAACCGCGTGCGCGGCCGCGCGACGGCGATCGCTTCGATGGCGCTGTGGGCGGCGGACTACGTCGTTTCCCAATCGTTCCCCCCGCTGCTCGGTTCGGCGGGACCGGCCGCCACCTACTGGACGTTCGGAGCGATGTCGCTGATTACGGTGCTGTTCACCTGGCGTTTCGTTCCCGAAACGAAGGGCAAATCGCTGGAGCAAATCGAAGCGCTTTGGACGCCGGCGAAGCGAAAATAA
- a CDS encoding sugar-binding protein, whose translation MTNRLRKLAIILLSLIFIGLLAGFGLSALNIRKLTTQLDPPAPSEPSGLRIELISQELNNPFWRSLESGAREAAESYGMELEYAGPTRIDPEEQTRLLEKAVAKGADALLVQGLNDPVYARLIDEAVRRGIPVVTVDADEPNSRRIAYVGSDNELAGAQMGELVARKLDGEGEIGVLLGSEATNQRLRLEGFRNVVSRYPGLSIADVRISNISRLQAAEQAAELLQEFPELRAIVGFSALDGLGIAEAVQRLGVGDVSVFAFDDLENTKEAIQSGKIEASVVQHPYRMGEEAVRLLHALLQGEPLGQSQHVVPTTVLARSPSAPSDGNGSGGE comes from the coding sequence ATGACGAACCGACTTCGGAAGCTGGCCATTATCCTGCTTTCGCTTATCTTTATCGGCCTTCTCGCCGGCTTCGGCCTGTCGGCTTTGAATATCCGCAAATTGACGACGCAGCTGGACCCGCCCGCGCCGAGCGAACCTTCGGGACTTCGCATCGAACTGATTTCCCAGGAGTTGAACAACCCGTTCTGGAGATCGCTGGAAAGCGGAGCGCGAGAGGCGGCCGAGTCTTACGGCATGGAGCTCGAATACGCCGGGCCGACGCGGATCGACCCGGAAGAGCAAACCCGCCTGCTGGAAAAGGCGGTGGCCAAGGGAGCCGACGCGCTGCTCGTGCAAGGCTTGAACGATCCTGTCTACGCGCGGTTGATCGACGAAGCGGTCCGACGGGGCATTCCCGTCGTAACCGTCGACGCCGACGAGCCGAACAGCCGCCGAATCGCTTACGTCGGTTCGGACAACGAGCTTGCCGGCGCCCAAATGGGGGAACTGGTCGCCCGCAAACTGGACGGCGAGGGCGAAATCGGCGTCCTGCTCGGCAGCGAGGCAACGAATCAGCGGCTTCGGCTCGAAGGCTTCCGAAACGTCGTCTCCCGCTATCCCGGCCTCTCGATTGCCGACGTCCGCATCTCCAACATTTCCCGGCTCCAAGCGGCGGAGCAGGCTGCGGAACTGCTGCAGGAGTTCCCGGAGCTTCGCGCGATCGTCGGCTTCAGCGCGCTGGACGGCCTCGGCATCGCGGAAGCTGTCCAGCGCCTTGGCGTCGGGGACGTCAGCGTGTTCGCGTTCGACGATCTGGAAAATACGAAGGAAGCGATCCAGTCGGGCAAAATCGAAGCGTCGGTCGTCCAGCATCCTTACCGGATGGGCGAAGAAGCGGTCCGGCTGCTGCATGCCCTCCTTCAAGGCGAGCCCCTCGGGCAATCGCAGCACGTCGTTCCGACGACCGTGCTCGCCCGAAGCCCGTCAGCGCCTTCGGACGGAAACGGCTCCGGAGGTGAATAA
- a CDS encoding Gfo/Idh/MocA family protein, with amino-acid sequence MNRKLRWGILGCAGIAKRAVVPGLGESKFNEAAAIASRDADKAKRTAEELGIPVAYDSYEALLADDSIDVVYIPLPNHLHKEWTIRAAEAGKHILCEKPIALTAREAAEMAEAAAKAGVVLAEAFMYRHHPRYDTIKELIGSGAIGEIRGIRGAFTFNNAGDKANVRYRKDWGGGSIYDVGCYPISAARLLLGREPEAATAHAFFSPEHDDVDMMASGLIEFPGSVALAFDCGMWAAGRNTLEVLGTEGIIEVPSAFVTRAPGSGNFFLTSRGERKEIEVPNVNAYSAQADHLAGVIANGEPQLFSPDDAVRNMRVIDACLASARERTRVVLG; translated from the coding sequence ATGAACCGCAAATTAAGATGGGGAATTTTGGGCTGCGCCGGAATCGCCAAACGCGCGGTCGTGCCGGGACTCGGCGAGTCGAAGTTCAACGAGGCGGCCGCCATCGCGAGCCGCGACGCCGACAAGGCGAAAAGAACCGCCGAGGAGCTCGGCATTCCGGTCGCGTACGACAGCTACGAAGCGCTGCTCGCGGACGATTCGATCGACGTCGTCTACATCCCGCTGCCGAATCACCTGCACAAGGAATGGACGATTCGGGCGGCCGAGGCGGGCAAGCATATTCTGTGCGAGAAGCCGATCGCGCTGACGGCGCGCGAAGCGGCGGAAATGGCGGAGGCGGCGGCGAAGGCGGGCGTCGTGCTGGCGGAAGCGTTCATGTATCGCCATCACCCGCGTTACGACACGATCAAGGAGCTGATCGGCTCCGGGGCGATCGGGGAGATCCGGGGCATTCGCGGCGCCTTTACGTTCAACAACGCCGGGGACAAGGCAAACGTCCGTTACCGCAAAGATTGGGGCGGCGGCTCGATTTACGACGTCGGCTGCTATCCGATCAGCGCCGCCCGGCTGCTGCTCGGCCGGGAGCCGGAAGCGGCGACGGCGCATGCCTTTTTCTCGCCGGAGCATGACGACGTGGACATGATGGCGTCCGGCCTGATCGAGTTTCCCGGCTCGGTCGCGCTTGCGTTCGATTGCGGCATGTGGGCCGCCGGGCGGAATACGCTCGAAGTGCTCGGCACCGAAGGCATCATCGAAGTGCCGTCCGCGTTCGTGACCCGAGCTCCCGGCAGCGGCAACTTCTTTCTGACTTCCCGGGGAGAACGAAAAGAGATCGAGGTTCCGAACGTGAACGCTTACTCGGCCCAGGCGGATCATTTGGCGGGCGTCATCGCGAACGGCGAACCGCAGCTCTTCTCGCCCGACGACGCCGTGCGCAACATGAGGGTGATCGACGCCTGCCTCGCGTCCGCGCGCGAACGGACGCGAGTGGTTTTGGGTTAA
- the htpG gene encoding molecular chaperone HtpG yields the protein MEKKQFQAESKRLLEMMINSIYTQREIFLRELISNASDAIDKIYYKALTDENLVFDKDNYYIKVTPDKQKRTLTISDTGIGMTKEELENNLGIIAKSGSLAFKKENEAKDGHDIIGQFGVGFYSAFMVADVVTVVSKSLYGDSAYKWESTGADGYTIEPCEKDSVGTEITLKIKGNAEDENYDEFLEQYRLKAIIKKYSDFIRYPIKMDVTTSKPKEGSENEFEDVTEEQRINSMVPIWRRNKNELTTEDYENFYNEKRYGFDKPLKHIHISADGTVVYQAILYIPETIPFDYYSKEFEKGLELYSSGVLIMEKCADLLPDYFSFVKGMVDSESLSLNISREMLQHDRQLKQIAKNIESKIKSQLKSMLKDEREKYETFFKSFGRQLKFGVYNDYGMHKDVLQDLLLFTSSKEKKQVTLDEYVSRMPEEQKYIYYATGDSVERIEKLPQTELVADKGYEILYFTDDVDEFAIKMLMRYKDKEFKSVSSGDLGIEPEEGKGENEAEASEHKELFEHMQSQLAGKVKAVKASKRLKSHPVCLSAEGEVSIEMEKILNAMPGNPDMPGVKADKVLEINVNHPVFQSLKDSFATDKEKVNLYTALLYNQALLIEGLPIQDPVEFTNDICKIMV from the coding sequence GTGGAAAAGAAGCAGTTTCAGGCGGAATCGAAGCGGCTTTTGGAAATGATGATCAACTCCATTTACACGCAAAGGGAAATTTTCCTCAGGGAACTGATTTCCAACGCGAGCGACGCGATCGACAAAATTTACTACAAGGCGCTCACCGATGAGAACCTCGTTTTCGACAAGGACAATTATTACATTAAAGTGACGCCCGACAAGCAAAAGCGGACGCTCACGATTTCGGATACCGGCATCGGCATGACGAAAGAGGAGCTCGAAAACAATCTCGGCATCATCGCCAAAAGCGGTTCCCTCGCGTTCAAGAAAGAAAACGAAGCGAAGGACGGCCACGACATTATCGGCCAATTCGGCGTCGGCTTCTACTCCGCGTTCATGGTCGCGGACGTCGTGACGGTCGTCAGCAAATCGCTGTACGGCGACAGCGCCTACAAGTGGGAATCGACCGGCGCGGACGGCTATACGATCGAGCCATGCGAGAAGGATTCGGTCGGCACGGAAATCACGCTGAAAATCAAAGGCAACGCCGAGGACGAAAATTACGACGAATTTTTGGAGCAATACCGGCTGAAAGCGATCATCAAAAAATATTCCGACTTTATCCGTTATCCGATCAAGATGGACGTCACGACGTCGAAGCCGAAAGAAGGCAGCGAGAACGAATTCGAAGACGTGACGGAAGAACAGCGGATCAACAGCATGGTGCCGATTTGGCGCCGCAACAAAAACGAGCTGACGACCGAAGACTACGAAAATTTCTACAACGAGAAGCGGTACGGCTTCGACAAGCCGCTCAAGCACATCCATATCAGCGCGGACGGAACGGTCGTCTACCAGGCGATCCTGTACATCCCGGAAACGATTCCGTTCGATTACTATTCGAAGGAGTTCGAGAAGGGGCTAGAGCTGTATTCGAGCGGCGTGCTCATCATGGAAAAATGCGCCGACCTGCTGCCGGACTATTTCAGCTTCGTCAAAGGGATGGTCGATTCGGAAAGCCTGTCGCTCAACATTTCGCGGGAAATGCTGCAGCACGACCGGCAGCTCAAGCAAATCGCCAAAAACATCGAGAGCAAAATCAAAAGCCAGCTCAAATCGATGCTCAAGGACGAGCGCGAGAAATACGAAACGTTTTTCAAATCGTTCGGCCGCCAGCTGAAATTCGGCGTGTACAACGATTACGGCATGCACAAGGACGTGCTGCAGGACCTGCTGCTGTTCACTTCCTCCAAGGAGAAAAAGCAGGTCACGCTCGACGAGTACGTGTCGAGAATGCCGGAGGAGCAAAAGTACATCTACTACGCGACCGGCGATTCCGTCGAGCGGATCGAGAAGCTTCCGCAAACGGAGCTGGTGGCGGACAAGGGCTACGAGATTTTGTACTTTACCGACGACGTGGACGAGTTCGCGATCAAAATGCTCATGCGCTATAAGGACAAGGAATTCAAGTCCGTGTCGAGCGGCGATCTGGGCATCGAGCCGGAAGAGGGCAAAGGCGAAAACGAGGCCGAAGCAAGCGAGCACAAAGAGCTGTTCGAGCATATGCAGAGCCAGCTTGCGGGCAAGGTAAAAGCGGTTAAGGCTTCCAAGCGGCTCAAGTCGCACCCGGTTTGCCTGTCGGCGGAGGGCGAAGTTTCGATCGAAATGGAAAAAATCCTGAACGCGATGCCGGGCAATCCCGACATGCCGGGGGTCAAAGCCGACAAGGTGCTGGAAATCAACGTGAACCATCCGGTGTTCCAGTCGCTGAAGGATTCGTTCGCGACCGACAAGGAGAAAGTCAACCTGTACACGGCGCTGTTGTACAACCAGGCGCTGCTGATCGAAGGGCTGCCGATTCAGGACCCGGTCGAATTCACGAACGACATTTGCAAAATCATGGTTTAA
- a CDS encoding AraC family transcriptional regulator yields the protein MIRQSHLLTLQQTSFFCLPESVGFYRNVPDHSVTREAGALNNFNIHFVAAGKGFVELDGNVRTLHAGEAVLYFPQQQQRYYSSREDPWAVRWVHFYGSGLQDYMLERGLHKSQLWTLRQPDSWSQAHEELLAEAETNRMLFPARLSTLTYALLAAFVEQAVPLVGGRTGSSGDRILELLPQMQRDAVKPFLLEDWAERAGVSSYYFCKLFKTVMKMTPMDFITRCRLQMAKQWLLERKEDKIGEIAADAGYPSVSYFNKRFMEHEGMTPTEYRRLYGA from the coding sequence ATGATCCGTCAAAGCCACCTGCTGACCCTTCAGCAAACGTCTTTTTTCTGTTTGCCCGAGTCCGTCGGGTTTTACCGGAATGTTCCCGATCACAGCGTGACGCGGGAAGCGGGGGCGCTGAACAATTTCAACATTCACTTCGTCGCCGCCGGCAAAGGTTTCGTGGAGCTTGACGGCAACGTTCGGACGCTGCACGCCGGCGAAGCCGTGCTTTATTTCCCGCAGCAGCAGCAGCGGTACTACAGCAGCCGGGAAGACCCGTGGGCGGTTCGCTGGGTGCATTTTTACGGCAGCGGGCTGCAGGATTACATGCTCGAACGGGGATTGCACAAAAGCCAGTTGTGGACGCTCCGCCAGCCCGATTCTTGGTCGCAGGCGCACGAGGAGCTTCTGGCGGAAGCCGAAACGAACCGGATGCTGTTCCCGGCGCGCCTGTCCACGCTGACCTACGCGCTGCTGGCCGCGTTCGTCGAGCAGGCCGTGCCGCTCGTCGGAGGCCGGACCGGCTCGTCCGGCGACCGTATCCTGGAACTGCTGCCGCAAATGCAGCGGGATGCCGTAAAGCCTTTTTTGCTGGAAGATTGGGCCGAGCGCGCGGGGGTCAGCTCTTACTATTTTTGCAAACTGTTCAAAACCGTCATGAAAATGACGCCGATGGACTTCATCACGCGCTGCCGCCTCCAGATGGCCAAACAATGGCTGCTCGAGCGCAAAGAGGATAAAATCGGGGAAATCGCCGCCGACGCGGGATATCCGAGCGTCAGCTATTTCAACAAGCGGTTCATGGAGCACGAAGGCATGACCCCGACGGAATACCGTCGATTGTACGGCGCCTGA